A window of the Gordonia humi genome harbors these coding sequences:
- a CDS encoding DNA recombination protein RmuC, with protein MSTIAAIIGPVCLVVGAVLGWYAHARSVAERQAPPLPPDTLVAPLRDSLGQLSDELRRSEHNRVHAFAGLSEQVRCMQMTSHRLHEQTAQLAGALQAPQIRGRWGEIQLERVVELSGMSRHCDFSTQVHGQTPDRVVRPDLVVHLAGGRTIVVDAKAPLQAYLDSTAPGLSVEAARDKSARHAQAVRAHINSLSAKAYWAAQASTPEFVVLFLPGDGVLDAAMSHDPDLLDYAFARDVVLATPSTLIALLRTVALGWRQHAMASDAEQIQALGQQLYQRIDQVLGHLDKVGSALRRTVESYNSAVGAIDSRLGVTARKLSELEALSVSAGRSDTAHRTPKAVDATVRSTSPIR; from the coding sequence ATGAGCACGATCGCCGCCATCATCGGACCCGTCTGTCTCGTCGTCGGAGCGGTCCTCGGCTGGTACGCGCACGCGCGGTCCGTCGCCGAGCGTCAAGCGCCGCCGCTGCCGCCGGACACCCTCGTCGCCCCGCTCCGCGACTCACTCGGGCAGCTCTCCGACGAGCTCCGCCGCTCCGAGCACAATCGCGTGCACGCCTTCGCCGGACTGAGCGAACAGGTCCGCTGTATGCAGATGACGTCCCACCGACTTCACGAACAGACCGCACAGCTCGCCGGTGCGCTCCAGGCCCCGCAGATCCGCGGCCGCTGGGGCGAGATCCAACTCGAACGCGTCGTCGAATTGTCCGGCATGTCCCGGCACTGCGACTTCTCCACACAGGTGCACGGACAGACACCCGACCGCGTGGTCCGCCCCGACCTGGTGGTTCACCTGGCGGGCGGCCGGACGATCGTCGTCGATGCGAAGGCTCCGCTGCAGGCCTATCTCGACTCGACGGCTCCCGGGCTCTCGGTGGAGGCCGCCCGCGACAAGTCCGCGCGGCACGCCCAGGCCGTCCGCGCGCACATCAACTCGTTGTCGGCGAAGGCGTACTGGGCGGCACAGGCCAGCACACCGGAGTTCGTGGTGCTCTTCCTGCCCGGCGACGGGGTGCTCGACGCCGCGATGTCCCACGACCCGGACCTGCTCGACTACGCCTTCGCGCGGGATGTGGTCCTGGCCACGCCGAGCACCCTGATCGCCCTGCTGCGCACCGTCGCACTCGGCTGGCGTCAGCATGCGATGGCCTCCGACGCCGAGCAGATCCAGGCGCTCGGTCAACAGCTGTACCAACGCATCGACCAGGTACTCGGGCACCTCGACAAGGTGGGCTCCGCCCTGCGTCGAACGGTCGAGAGCTACAACTCGGCGGTCGGCGCGATCGATTCGAGGCTCGGCGTCACCGCGCGCAAGCTGTCCGAACTCGAGGCGCTCTCGGTGTCGGCGGGTCGGTCGGACACCGCGCACAGAACGCCCAAAGCCGTCGACGCCACAGTGCGATCGACGTCACCGATTCGCTGA
- a CDS encoding DUF6542 domain-containing protein codes for MFSRSPSGSPLPADQQSVVPTVRGLPWWGAVLLATITTVIGALLDGDDNGLGRTYKIIFVIGCLLAALAVRRRAMFTAAIQPPLIAFVVGIIALYISVSDQATDKKTVILKVILPIATSFPWMVLALVLSLAIVLARLFFTGPASARPFGGLAGLGTRAGKSTKAGRSSAAKSTSRKQSARRSTATASTGDRAPDKKKPTAEKKPTAEKADATTGKKRPSSTGSRSSTRTRATSPATRAATAASPADEAPTRPDRQRSTPATPRAAAQRPAPEGAPRRPARRAAAPDSQPAAQAQRTARSTTRRPAESAPGPDESRSRRRPKDAETGRAQPQKIPARPRRTAGQQLRERGEIEDLTAGLDD; via the coding sequence GTGTTTTCCCGATCCCCGAGCGGCTCCCCCCTGCCCGCCGACCAGCAGTCCGTCGTGCCGACCGTGCGCGGGCTGCCCTGGTGGGGCGCGGTGCTCCTGGCGACGATCACCACCGTCATCGGTGCTCTCCTCGACGGCGACGACAACGGTCTGGGCCGGACGTACAAGATCATCTTCGTGATCGGCTGCCTGCTGGCAGCCCTCGCCGTGCGTCGCCGCGCGATGTTCACCGCGGCCATCCAGCCTCCGCTGATCGCCTTCGTCGTCGGCATCATCGCGCTCTACATCTCGGTGTCCGACCAGGCGACGGACAAGAAGACCGTCATCTTGAAGGTCATTCTGCCGATCGCCACGAGCTTCCCGTGGATGGTTCTCGCCTTAGTCCTGAGCCTGGCGATCGTGTTGGCCCGGTTGTTCTTCACCGGTCCTGCGTCGGCACGTCCGTTCGGCGGACTCGCCGGCCTCGGCACGAGGGCAGGCAAGTCGACGAAGGCCGGGAGGTCGTCCGCCGCGAAGTCGACGAGCCGGAAGCAATCCGCGAGGAGGTCCACGGCCACGGCGTCGACGGGTGATCGGGCCCCGGACAAGAAGAAGCCGACCGCCGAGAAGAAGCCGACCGCCGAGAAGGCCGACGCGACGACCGGAAAGAAGCGACCGTCGTCGACCGGATCCAGGAGCTCGACCAGGACGCGCGCGACGTCCCCCGCCACCCGCGCGGCGACGGCCGCCTCACCCGCGGACGAGGCGCCGACCCGACCCGACCGCCAGCGCTCGACGCCCGCCACGCCCCGTGCCGCAGCACAGCGCCCGGCACCCGAGGGCGCGCCCCGACGCCCCGCACGACGCGCCGCTGCGCCGGACTCTCAGCCCGCGGCGCAGGCGCAGCGCACGGCACGCTCGACCACACGACGCCCGGCCGAATCCGCGCCCGGACCGGACGAGTCCCGCAGCCGCCGTCGACCGAAGGACGCCGAGACCGGACGCGCGCAACCGCAGAAGATCCCGGCCCGGCCCCGCCGCACCGCGGGTCAGCAACTGCGCGAACGCGGCGAGATCGAAGACCTCACCGCGGGCCTCGACGACTGA
- a CDS encoding ABC transporter ATP-binding protein: MGVEVSVENLTKSFGSQNIWRDVSLTLPEGEVSALLGPSGTGKSVFLKTLIGLLHPEQGSVVIDGTDITQCSAKELYEIRKLFGVLFQDGALFGSMSLFDNIAFPLREHTKKKEDEIRKIVMDKMELVGLAGAEDKLPGEISGGMRKRAGLARALVLDPQIILCDEPDSGLDPVRTAYISQLLIDINAEIDATILVVTHNINIARTIPDNIGMLFRKELVMFGPREQLLTSEQPVVKQFLSGDRFGPIGMSEEKDESVAAAEAAMQAAGIAGGGTQDDFSEIIPQVKPNPGMPVRQAAIRHRANVEAMLPTLPPRAQEAIRASMAAEDARAADDEAAAMSVLETAPIPQI, translated from the coding sequence ATGGGCGTAGAAGTCAGTGTCGAGAATCTGACGAAGTCGTTCGGTTCGCAGAACATCTGGAGGGACGTGAGCCTGACCCTGCCGGAGGGCGAGGTCAGCGCATTGCTGGGGCCGTCCGGTACCGGCAAGTCGGTGTTCTTGAAGACCCTGATCGGTCTTCTCCACCCCGAGCAGGGCTCGGTGGTCATCGACGGCACCGACATCACCCAGTGCTCGGCCAAGGAGCTCTACGAGATCCGCAAGCTGTTCGGCGTCCTGTTCCAGGACGGCGCCCTGTTCGGCTCGATGAGTCTGTTCGACAACATCGCCTTCCCGCTTCGTGAGCACACGAAGAAGAAGGAGGACGAGATCCGCAAGATCGTCATGGACAAGATGGAGTTGGTCGGTCTGGCCGGTGCCGAGGACAAGCTTCCCGGCGAGATCTCCGGCGGTATGCGCAAGCGCGCCGGTCTGGCGCGTGCGCTGGTCCTCGATCCGCAGATCATCCTGTGCGACGAGCCGGACTCGGGTCTGGATCCGGTGCGCACCGCGTACATCTCGCAGTTGTTGATCGACATCAACGCGGAGATCGACGCGACGATCCTGGTGGTCACGCACAACATCAACATCGCCCGGACGATCCCGGACAACATCGGCATGCTGTTCCGTAAGGAACTGGTGATGTTCGGTCCGCGTGAGCAGTTGTTGACCTCGGAGCAGCCGGTGGTCAAGCAGTTCCTCTCGGGTGATCGTTTCGGTCCGATCGGCATGTCGGAGGAGAAGGACGAGTCGGTCGCCGCGGCCGAGGCCGCGATGCAGGCCGCGGGCATCGCCGGTGGCGGTACCCAGGACGACTTCTCCGAGATCATCCCGCAGGTCAAGCCCAACCCCGGGATGCCGGTCCGCCAGGCGGCGATCCGCCACCGGGCCAACGTCGAGGCGATGCTGCCGACTCTTCCGCCGCGCGCGCAGGAGGCGATCCGCGCGAGCATGGCGGCGGAGGACGCACGCGCCGCCGACGACGAGGCCGCGGCGATGTCGGTCCTGGAGACGGCGCCGATCCCGCAGATCTGA
- a CDS encoding MlaD family protein, whose amino-acid sequence MITKTRVSVLAMLAIMVVSILYIFHVGLHIKTLSAKHANVTVQDTNGILVGSRVLLRGIEIGHVTGISQTPQGAKIAWDYHDSNRIPVDSDFRVDNLSALGEAYLAVLPARDGGPYLSDGANVDGSRVREASTFKDLSQQVTEVLTQVDPSQVKNVFHQLDVGLPDDFEVLGDLNRVGRLLTNEMVRNEDSLRTLLATMQPLLMRSERLPGDLAGITPQIRDFGKMFAYMQDGVKDAIDWSGPMYTGITEGAKPLVALLQKFLDVNSSDLKVIGDNLLPVTSAGAASMRTIDAGKLFDAILAATNKGAVTVRIPVGGGG is encoded by the coding sequence ATGATCACCAAGACACGGGTCTCCGTGCTGGCCATGCTCGCGATCATGGTCGTGTCGATCCTGTACATCTTCCACGTCGGCCTGCACATCAAGACACTGTCGGCCAAGCACGCGAACGTCACCGTGCAGGACACCAACGGCATCCTCGTCGGTTCACGGGTCCTGCTGCGCGGTATCGAGATCGGGCACGTCACCGGGATCTCGCAGACCCCGCAGGGTGCGAAGATCGCCTGGGACTACCACGATTCGAACCGGATTCCGGTCGACAGCGACTTCCGGGTCGACAACCTGTCGGCGCTCGGTGAGGCGTACCTCGCGGTGCTGCCCGCGCGTGACGGCGGACCGTACCTGTCCGACGGCGCGAACGTCGACGGCAGCCGAGTCCGCGAGGCGTCGACGTTCAAGGATCTGTCGCAACAGGTCACCGAGGTGCTCACCCAGGTGGATCCGAGCCAGGTCAAGAACGTCTTCCATCAGCTCGACGTGGGGCTGCCGGACGACTTCGAAGTGCTGGGCGACCTGAACCGGGTGGGTCGACTGCTGACGAACGAGATGGTGCGGAACGAGGACTCGCTCCGGACCCTGCTGGCGACGATGCAGCCGCTGCTCATGCGGTCGGAACGTCTGCCCGGCGACCTGGCGGGCATCACCCCGCAGATCCGGGACTTCGGCAAGATGTTCGCCTACATGCAGGACGGTGTGAAGGACGCGATCGACTGGTCGGGACCGATGTACACCGGCATCACCGAGGGCGCGAAACCGCTCGTGGCGCTCCTGCAGAAGTTCCTGGACGTCAATTCGAGCGACCTCAAGGTGATCGGCGACAACCTCCTGCCGGTGACGTCGGCCGGCGCCGCGTCGATGCGCACGATCGACGCGGGGAAGCTCTTCGACGCGATCCTCGCGGCCACGAACAAGGGCGCCGTCACCGTCCGGATTCCGGTGGGGGGTGGTGGATAG
- a CDS encoding MlaD family protein has translation MKTQRSWVAVLLVAALALLTGCSLSPNRLPSVKAGVSSDYEVTLKFESVLNLPTGADVMMNGLQVGRVKELVESDDGVDVIVGLTSSRPVPADSSAIIRQNTPLGDTYLGFTPPAHPTAAGNLHDGSVIPRDRTTSPPTLEDTIAVLAYFVNGGSIQKIQDTMVTLNKVLPEVKDVRRLATTVSTDLQDLGGSLGEVDRMLNGLNGVAKSFPASRLQVERVFGDEGIDFFHTVAYSLVRHIATLLPSVGSVFTGGLWVAPLVTSLAEAAENAAPIWPAGDRVLASGNDFVSNTLKPFLKNPRVAITSVKASGSDRQMLSDSAAVLRILGVVR, from the coding sequence ATGAAGACGCAGCGTTCATGGGTCGCCGTCCTGCTGGTGGCGGCGTTGGCCCTTCTGACCGGATGCTCACTGAGCCCGAACCGGCTGCCGTCGGTGAAGGCGGGTGTGAGCTCCGACTACGAGGTCACGCTCAAGTTCGAGAGCGTACTGAACCTCCCGACCGGAGCCGACGTCATGATGAACGGCCTGCAGGTCGGTCGGGTCAAGGAACTCGTCGAGTCGGACGACGGAGTCGACGTCATCGTCGGTCTGACGTCGTCTCGGCCGGTGCCCGCCGACTCGTCGGCGATCATCCGGCAGAACACTCCGCTCGGTGACACCTACCTGGGCTTCACTCCGCCCGCGCACCCGACCGCCGCCGGGAACCTGCACGACGGATCGGTGATCCCGAGGGATCGCACGACGTCGCCGCCGACACTGGAGGACACCATCGCCGTCCTCGCGTACTTCGTCAACGGCGGCAGCATCCAGAAGATTCAGGACACGATGGTCACGCTGAACAAAGTGCTGCCCGAGGTCAAGGACGTGCGGCGCCTGGCGACCACCGTGTCGACCGACCTGCAGGACCTCGGCGGCAGCCTCGGCGAGGTCGATCGGATGCTGAACGGTCTCAACGGCGTCGCCAAGTCGTTCCCGGCCAGCAGACTCCAGGTGGAGCGGGTGTTCGGCGACGAGGGGATCGACTTCTTCCACACGGTCGCGTACTCCCTGGTCCGACACATCGCGACACTGCTTCCGTCCGTCGGCTCGGTGTTCACCGGCGGACTGTGGGTGGCGCCGCTGGTCACCTCGCTCGCCGAGGCCGCCGAAAACGCCGCGCCGATCTGGCCCGCGGGCGACCGCGTGCTCGCGAGCGGGAACGACTTCGTGTCGAACACGCTCAAGCCGTTCCTGAAGAACCCGAGAGTCGCCATCACCTCGGTCAAGGCGTCGGGGAGCGATCGACAGATGCTCTCGGACTCCGCCGCCGTCCTCCGCATCCTGGGAGTGGTCCGATGA
- a CDS encoding MlaD family protein — MTIANEQVPDGVDASTAPPPRRKRRRLVSIVAAATVVVVGVTVAGVGISSAASSEDGAEGGDGFCAEFTDTIGLYEGNPVTQMGMQVGSVTKIESRGTKVKVTFSLDSGRAYPADVQAVTRSKSLLADRGLELVGNYRGGPRLEPGNCIALGNSFTPKSISEVAGSASDFLKGLSNNGALDLQRALDGSDRAFDGTGEKANSMFVNAARAARDPDGFTADIGSAISDMAPLTDAAVKHWSNIMSLADQGPDVVGLGTTLFYDVAKFCRGIGWTIALMYDIWKNYGPELNQIVLDVGTPVVGLIAENAPSWSKNLSEVTPAIGDTLRKQTSATGALSIPYKAPSVKVSAEQCRALGGACTRGSGTTTTVDPLELVLKAGMR; from the coding sequence ATGACCATCGCGAATGAACAGGTGCCCGACGGCGTCGACGCGTCGACCGCGCCGCCGCCGCGACGCAAGCGGCGCAGGCTCGTCTCGATCGTCGCTGCCGCGACGGTCGTCGTCGTCGGCGTCACCGTGGCGGGCGTCGGGATCAGCTCGGCCGCATCGTCCGAGGACGGCGCCGAGGGAGGCGACGGGTTCTGCGCCGAGTTCACCGACACCATCGGACTGTACGAAGGCAACCCGGTCACGCAGATGGGCATGCAGGTCGGCTCGGTGACGAAGATCGAGTCGCGCGGCACCAAGGTGAAGGTGACCTTCTCTCTCGACTCCGGACGGGCGTACCCGGCCGACGTCCAGGCCGTGACTCGATCGAAGTCGCTGCTCGCCGACCGCGGGCTCGAACTCGTCGGAAACTACCGGGGCGGTCCTCGACTCGAGCCCGGGAACTGCATCGCACTGGGAAACAGCTTCACACCGAAGTCCATCAGCGAGGTGGCGGGTTCGGCGTCGGACTTCCTCAAAGGACTGTCGAACAACGGTGCGCTCGATCTTCAGCGCGCCCTCGACGGCAGCGACCGCGCCTTCGACGGGACCGGTGAGAAGGCGAACTCGATGTTCGTCAACGCGGCCCGTGCCGCACGCGACCCGGACGGGTTCACCGCCGACATCGGGTCGGCGATCAGCGATATGGCGCCGCTCACCGACGCGGCGGTGAAGCACTGGAGCAACATCATGTCGCTGGCCGACCAGGGACCGGACGTGGTGGGCCTCGGCACCACCCTGTTCTACGACGTGGCGAAGTTCTGCCGAGGGATCGGCTGGACCATCGCGCTGATGTACGACATCTGGAAGAACTACGGACCGGAGCTGAATCAGATCGTGCTCGACGTGGGTACTCCGGTAGTGGGGCTCATCGCCGAGAACGCCCCGTCCTGGTCGAAGAACCTGAGCGAGGTGACGCCCGCGATCGGCGACACGCTGCGCAAGCAGACGTCGGCGACCGGCGCGCTGTCGATCCCGTACAAGGCCCCGTCGGTCAAGGTGTCGGCCGAGCAGTGCCGTGCACTGGGAGGCGCGTGCACGCGCGGCTCCGGCACGACCACGACGGTCGATCCGCTCGAACTGGTACTGAAGGCGGGTATGCGATGA
- a CDS encoding MlaD family protein: MTRLLGRGGRKRPARHETNHKLIGVGVIVVVVLLLAGVFVLYVHPFGKKTVAFEVTDAASIHTGEDVRVAGIVIGKVSDVTMQADTVRVEVKIDDSTFIGDQASVDVRMLTPVGGYAITLIPRGTSELTETIPVSRVTVPYSIGDVIQAVPDTTDEVQTPTWHENIQQVADSLGRNDTSLRSIVDGLDSVTQVFAQQREQVHVVARLASEYLNTFEKNRDFVFELVKKLDSVITSYHVSSAGFNYAYKLFSSVLYRAEPTFRTYLVNSQAYEPQIRSIMETIRSMEKELAPTIDGLKNVREQLKDGLPPGSLEQLSNGQLMLSNLCIPVPGKEC, from the coding sequence ATGACGCGACTCCTCGGGCGCGGGGGCCGGAAACGGCCCGCGCGGCACGAGACGAACCACAAGCTGATCGGCGTGGGCGTCATCGTCGTGGTGGTGCTTCTGCTGGCCGGTGTGTTCGTCCTCTACGTGCATCCGTTCGGCAAGAAGACGGTCGCCTTCGAGGTGACCGACGCGGCCTCGATTCACACCGGCGAGGACGTCCGCGTGGCCGGCATCGTGATCGGCAAGGTCTCCGACGTGACCATGCAGGCCGACACCGTCCGGGTCGAGGTGAAGATCGACGACTCGACCTTCATCGGCGACCAGGCCAGTGTGGACGTGCGCATGCTGACACCCGTCGGCGGTTATGCGATCACGCTGATCCCGCGCGGCACCTCCGAACTCACCGAGACGATCCCCGTGTCGCGGGTCACGGTGCCGTACTCGATCGGCGACGTGATCCAAGCGGTGCCCGACACCACCGACGAGGTCCAGACGCCCACCTGGCACGAGAACATTCAGCAGGTGGCCGACTCGCTCGGGCGCAACGACACGTCGCTGCGGTCGATCGTCGACGGCCTGGACTCGGTGACCCAGGTGTTCGCGCAGCAACGCGAGCAGGTCCATGTGGTGGCCCGACTCGCCTCGGAGTATCTGAACACCTTCGAGAAGAACCGCGACTTCGTGTTCGAGCTGGTCAAGAAGCTCGACTCGGTCATCACCAGCTACCACGTCAGCTCGGCGGGCTTCAACTACGCGTACAAGCTCTTCTCCTCCGTCCTCTACCGCGCCGAACCCACGTTCCGCACATACCTGGTGAACAGTCAGGCGTACGAGCCGCAGATCCGCTCGATCATGGAGACCATCCGGTCGATGGAGAAGGAACTCGCGCCGACGATCGACGGCCTGAAGAACGTGCGCGAACAGCTCAAGGACGGGCTGCCGCCGGGAAGCCTGGAACAGCTGTCCAACGGCCAATTGATGCTCTCGAATCTGTGTATTCCCGTGCCCGGGAAGGAATGCTGA
- a CDS encoding MlaD family protein, producing the protein MASPRVQTLKSAAKVGVVALVAVLLFILVINAMRNPVDSETHSYSAEFTDASGLHPNGDVRYKGKRVGKVTKVELREGKSRDKPVAYVEFTLDRDHKVTDTSTLAIKYQNLTGVRYVDVRGDESGPRISHVSVDKTVPSFDITELFNGLQPVLTTMQTSDINEFSENAIALLQGDGSGLGPMLDSTQKLTRYAKNRQQLLSTLTANLARISDVMGGRSENVMSFLKAVDLPITSATTVLDEFAVTASAGPGLFEPIERLLAAFNVQPGVDMPQRIKAIFKNSTQLLGVFDLMPNALEGLKSTDGFQEPYPKCSKGTAQIPLGAKYFLDDRQVTLCNP; encoded by the coding sequence GTGGCCTCTCCACGAGTACAGACTCTGAAATCAGCAGCGAAGGTCGGTGTGGTGGCGCTCGTCGCCGTCCTGCTGTTCATCCTGGTGATCAACGCGATGCGCAACCCCGTCGACAGCGAGACGCACTCGTACTCCGCCGAGTTCACCGACGCCTCCGGCCTGCATCCGAACGGCGACGTCCGGTACAAGGGCAAGCGCGTCGGCAAGGTCACCAAGGTGGAACTGCGTGAGGGGAAGAGCCGGGACAAGCCGGTCGCCTACGTCGAGTTCACCCTCGACCGGGACCACAAGGTGACCGACACGTCGACCCTGGCCATCAAGTACCAGAACCTCACCGGCGTGCGGTACGTGGATGTGCGCGGCGACGAGTCGGGGCCGAGGATCAGCCACGTGTCCGTCGACAAGACGGTCCCGTCGTTCGACATCACCGAGCTCTTCAACGGACTGCAGCCGGTGCTCACCACCATGCAGACTTCGGACATCAACGAGTTCAGCGAGAACGCCATCGCTCTGTTGCAGGGCGACGGCTCGGGACTGGGACCGATGCTCGACAGCACGCAGAAGCTCACCCGCTACGCCAAGAACCGCCAGCAGCTCCTGTCGACGCTGACCGCGAACCTGGCCCGTATCTCGGATGTGATGGGCGGCCGCAGCGAGAACGTCATGTCGTTCCTCAAAGCCGTCGACCTCCCGATCACGAGTGCCACCACCGTGCTCGACGAGTTCGCGGTCACCGCGTCCGCGGGACCGGGGCTGTTCGAGCCGATCGAGCGGCTGCTGGCGGCGTTCAACGTGCAGCCCGGCGTCGACATGCCGCAGCGGATCAAGGCGATCTTCAAGAACTCGACCCAGCTCCTCGGCGTCTTCGATCTGATGCCCAACGCGCTCGAAGGACTCAAGAGCACGGACGGATTCCAGGAGCCGTACCCGAAGTGCTCGAAGGGCACCGCGCAGATCCCGCTCGGAGCCAAGTACTTCCTCGACGACAGGCAGGTGACCCTGTGCAATCCATGA
- a CDS encoding MlaD family protein translates to MAKTTNQDFVRGSGSTQSKTLVTAGMAAVVVIVLAVVTTALVYPKATEPSGTDVHLVLPALGPGIAPKSKVLLRGAEVGVVKEVDSTDPYAVHLDIVLDDSAASSLTDSFDVDFRPANYFGTTAVNLIAGDGGQAIRDGQTINRDSAPDFTMSTMIEHGSLVVDGTLTRDVISTLDKVTKYASGLSPIIETMIVVSDNVARTQKYLPSTLLGRMNDLMEVFPEANIETLGALEAITNAQFNRMPDGSRGVDKQYHDLMNRSLVVASDDLFGAIGTLLGSHATELTPLVDSIQQLTDRVPGMMGDSSNMVKLQTAIERLQSSFKGPKGQQALQLRVILDAMPGVEQTMRSMGVHTGDGPAKKKEK, encoded by the coding sequence ATGGCCAAGACAACGAATCAGGACTTCGTCCGAGGCAGCGGCAGCACCCAGTCGAAGACGCTGGTCACCGCGGGCATGGCAGCCGTCGTGGTGATCGTGCTCGCCGTCGTGACCACGGCGCTCGTCTACCCGAAGGCCACCGAGCCGTCCGGCACCGACGTCCACCTGGTGCTTCCCGCCCTGGGACCCGGCATCGCGCCGAAGAGCAAGGTCCTCCTGCGCGGCGCCGAGGTCGGTGTGGTCAAGGAGGTCGACTCCACGGACCCGTACGCGGTGCACCTGGACATCGTGCTCGACGACAGTGCGGCGTCCTCGCTCACCGACTCGTTCGACGTCGACTTCCGACCGGCGAACTACTTCGGGACCACCGCGGTCAACCTGATCGCAGGCGACGGCGGCCAGGCGATCCGCGACGGGCAGACGATCAACCGCGACAGCGCGCCGGACTTCACGATGTCGACGATGATCGAACACGGTTCGCTCGTGGTGGACGGCACGCTGACCCGCGATGTGATCTCGACGCTCGACAAGGTGACCAAGTACGCCTCCGGACTCTCGCCGATCATCGAGACGATGATCGTGGTCAGCGACAACGTGGCACGGACCCAGAAGTATCTGCCGAGTACGTTGCTCGGCCGGATGAACGACCTCATGGAGGTCTTCCCGGAAGCCAACATCGAGACGCTCGGCGCCCTCGAAGCGATCACGAACGCACAGTTCAACAGGATGCCGGACGGTTCGCGCGGGGTCGACAAGCAATACCACGATCTGATGAACCGATCCCTGGTAGTGGCCTCCGACGATCTGTTCGGCGCCATCGGCACCCTGCTCGGCTCGCACGCCACCGAACTCACTCCGCTCGTCGACTCCATCCAGCAGCTGACCGACCGCGTCCCCGGAATGATGGGCGACTCGTCGAACATGGTGAAGCTGCAGACCGCCATCGAACGGCTGCAGAGCAGCTTCAAGGGTCCGAAGGGACAGCAGGCACTGCAACTGCGGGTGATCCTCGACGCGATGCCGGGAGTGGAGCAGACCATGCGCAGCATGGGCGTGCACACCGGCGACGGCCCGGCCAAGAAGAAGGAGAAGTGA